One Fusobacterium ulcerans DNA segment encodes these proteins:
- a CDS encoding Na+/H+ antiporter NhaC family protein — MREKFKNSLVLDILPIIFIIVFGEISILQWRTGVVPPILAGVVVSGTIAFMRGETLRNIEDAMGSGVKRVFPALLTVILVGLIVSSWIIGGIIPSMVYWGFKVIDFRFFVPIVMAMTGAVAIITGTSFTSIGTIGVSFIIIAKQVGIPLEITAGAIVSGAFLGDKMSPLSDTTNISAALGKTDLFEHIQYMLMDTIPAFIIAMIGFTIVGNNIAVENINMDNINGFLTEMETVFNVTPALLLIPLAVIILGIKKIPSNIVLFSSVIMGVLSSFVFQNFKTVDIMRSTILGVNQKFNDPSVTKLFARGGMNEVSGTVIIIIFIGCLVGIINECHSFDNLLNKIQQGIKSSRQLTVTVFLVSLGVGFVTGAQLLAIILPISIFLPLFEKFNLKNKNITRIVEATGTVGITLVPWSVPGIFIAGTLGVDMAKVIPYLFFPIALLVVNLFFNITEIGTSKLDNEDKEERKVKKGSIIFNIFSR; from the coding sequence ATGAGAGAAAAATTTAAGAACAGCTTGGTTTTGGATATTCTTCCAATAATTTTTATTATTGTATTTGGAGAAATATCAATACTTCAATGGAGAACAGGGGTAGTTCCTCCTATATTAGCAGGAGTAGTAGTGTCTGGAACAATAGCATTTATGAGAGGAGAAACTCTTAGAAATATTGAAGATGCAATGGGAAGCGGAGTAAAAAGAGTATTTCCAGCACTTCTTACAGTTATTCTGGTTGGGCTTATTGTCAGCAGCTGGATAATCGGAGGAATAATTCCATCTATGGTTTACTGGGGATTTAAAGTGATAGATTTTAGATTTTTTGTTCCTATTGTTATGGCTATGACTGGTGCTGTGGCAATTATAACAGGAACATCTTTTACATCTATTGGAACTATTGGAGTATCATTCATCATAATAGCCAAACAAGTAGGAATTCCTCTTGAAATAACAGCAGGGGCAATAGTATCAGGAGCTTTTCTTGGAGATAAAATGTCTCCTTTATCTGATACAACAAATATATCTGCTGCTCTTGGAAAAACTGATCTTTTTGAACATATACAATATATGCTTATGGACACAATTCCAGCTTTTATTATAGCTATGATAGGATTTACAATAGTTGGAAATAATATAGCAGTAGAAAATATAAATATGGATAATATAAATGGATTTTTAACAGAGATGGAAACAGTTTTTAATGTAACTCCAGCGCTTCTTTTAATTCCACTTGCTGTTATAATTTTAGGGATAAAAAAAATACCATCAAATATAGTTCTTTTCTCCTCAGTGATAATGGGAGTATTAAGCAGTTTTGTATTTCAGAATTTTAAAACAGTAGATATAATGAGAAGTACTATATTGGGAGTAAATCAGAAATTTAATGATCCTTCAGTAACAAAATTATTTGCCAGAGGGGGAATGAATGAAGTAAGTGGAACTGTGATAATCATAATATTTATAGGATGTCTTGTTGGAATAATAAATGAATGTCATTCTTTTGATAATCTTTTAAATAAGATACAGCAGGGAATAAAAAGTTCAAGACAACTTACTGTAACAGTATTTTTAGTTTCTCTTGGAGTAGGATTTGTAACAGGGGCACAGCTTCTAGCAATTATTCTGCCAATATCTATATTTCTTCCACTTTTTGAGAAATTTAATTTAAAAAATAAAAATATAACAAGAATAGTAGAAGCAACTGGAACTGTTGGAATAACTCTTGTTCCATGGAGTGTTCCGGGAATATTTATAGCAGGAACTTTAGGGGTAGACATGGCTAAAGTAATTCCTTACCTGTTCTTTCCAATAGCTTTATTAGTAGTAAATTTATTTTTTAATATAACAGAAATAGGAACAAGTAAATTAGATAATGAGGATAAAGAAGAAAGAAAGGTTAAAAAAGGAAGTATTATATTTAATATTTTCAGCAGATAA
- a CDS encoding patatin-like phospholipase family protein gives MEKLQKYKRAVIFSGGGSRFAIYGGIFSAMEDRGYIPDLIIGTCGGAMASAIINSFETNNERKEYMKSLELYNFIKSLKLTKEKMLYRIGIDCKLRELRKNLYIENIFDKYLVDIPEDLEKYLPSLNRQKNSITGTAIIGSKILFSKDETGKKCENRKLYQKIIFTDKKTEKLLKDELYRNSKIFQKSTIMEKTAVMTDVDLLKAARISASDMFYTKPVLYNGEYFAGGAVDLIPIELAKILADEVVLELKQEYDKVEDSSVRSVLGYSGNERLREIHDSYGDYWIDTSDVPKKLKGHYVTAKLNLFKLQVELSVPDDYEKFKNDVELQWKYGYERTVEALSNKKNNKENMRNKNIYNTSETLRKMNTGGV, from the coding sequence ATGGAAAAATTACAGAAATATAAAAGAGCAGTTATTTTTTCTGGAGGAGGTTCCAGATTTGCTATTTATGGTGGAATATTTTCTGCAATGGAAGACAGGGGATATATACCTGATCTTATTATAGGAACTTGTGGTGGGGCAATGGCATCTGCTATTATAAATTCTTTTGAAACGAATAATGAGAGAAAAGAGTATATGAAATCATTGGAATTATATAATTTTATAAAATCGCTAAAACTCACAAAAGAGAAAATGCTCTATAGAATAGGAATCGACTGTAAATTAAGAGAATTAAGAAAAAATCTATATATAGAAAATATTTTTGACAAGTATCTAGTGGATATACCTGAAGATTTAGAAAAATATCTTCCTTCATTAAATAGACAGAAAAATTCTATTACTGGAACTGCTATTATTGGTTCAAAAATATTGTTTAGCAAAGATGAAACAGGGAAAAAATGTGAAAACAGGAAGCTCTACCAAAAAATTATTTTTACTGATAAGAAAACAGAAAAGTTATTAAAAGATGAGCTGTATAGAAACTCTAAGATTTTTCAGAAAAGTACAATAATGGAAAAAACAGCAGTTATGACTGATGTTGATTTATTGAAGGCAGCAAGAATATCTGCATCAGATATGTTTTATACTAAGCCTGTATTATACAATGGTGAATATTTTGCTGGGGGAGCAGTAGATCTTATACCAATAGAATTAGCAAAAATATTGGCTGATGAAGTAGTTTTAGAATTAAAACAGGAATATGACAAAGTAGAGGATTCTTCTGTAAGATCAGTTCTAGGATATAGTGGAAATGAGAGGTTGAGAGAAATACATGACTCCTATGGAGACTATTGGATAGATACATCTGATGTCCCTAAAAAATTGAAAGGACATTATGTAACAGCTAAACTGAATCTGTTTAAATTACAAGTTGAATTATCTGTTCCTGATGACTATGAAAAATTTAAAAATGATGTAGAACTTCAATGGAAATATGGTTATGAACGTACAGTGGAAGCATTATCAAATAAAAAAAATAATAAGGAAAATATGAGAAACAAAAATATATATAATACCTCTGAAACATTGAGAAAAATGAATACTGGAGGAGTATAA
- a CDS encoding acyl-CoA dehydrogenase family protein yields the protein MFFKTTEDHENLRMKIREFAETEVKPIAFMLDKENEFPTEAVKKLGEMGVLGIPFPKEYGGAGLDMISYAIAVEELSRVDGGTGVILSAHVSLGSYPIFAYGTEEQKQKYLVPLAKGEKLGAFGLTEPNAGSDAGGTETTAVLEGDYYILNGGKIFITNADKAETYIVFAVTTPDIGTRGISAFIVEKGWEGFTFGDHYDKMGIRSSSTAELIFNNVKVPKENLLGKEGEGFKIAMFTLDGGRIGIASQALGIAQGAFENALAYAKEREQFGKPIAFQQVISFKLADMATKLRAARFLVYSAAELKENHEDYAMESAMAKQYASDVCLEIVNEALQIFGGTGYLKGMEVERAYRDAKICTIYEGTNEIQRVVIASHLIGKMPKSDGGSKKPSSKGHATGIRKNMILKEGSAKERVEALVEALKADGYDFTVGIDLDTPISQADRVVSAGKGIGPKENMELIKNLAIQAGAAIGSSRPVAETLKYLPLNRYVGMSGQKFNGNLYIACGISGAGQHLKGIKDATTIVAINNNPNAPIFKNADYGIIGNVEEILPLLTAALDDGEPKKEAPPMKKMKRAIPKKEIPTWKRHVCNGCGYEYDPAVGDEENDIKPGTLFEALPEEWICPICGESKDMFIEV from the coding sequence ATGTTTTTTAAAACAACAGAAGATCATGAAAATTTGCGTATGAAGATAAGGGAATTTGCCGAAACAGAGGTAAAGCCGATAGCTTTTATGTTAGATAAGGAGAATGAATTTCCAACAGAAGCTGTAAAAAAACTTGGAGAAATGGGAGTGCTTGGAATACCATTTCCAAAAGAGTATGGTGGAGCAGGATTGGATATGATCAGTTATGCAATCGCTGTTGAAGAGTTATCAAGAGTAGATGGAGGAACAGGAGTAATTTTATCAGCCCATGTTTCTTTAGGATCTTATCCTATTTTTGCTTATGGAACTGAGGAACAGAAACAAAAATACTTGGTACCATTAGCAAAAGGTGAAAAATTGGGAGCTTTTGGACTTACAGAACCAAATGCTGGAAGTGATGCTGGTGGAACTGAAACAACAGCAGTATTAGAAGGAGATTACTACATTCTTAATGGTGGAAAAATATTTATAACAAATGCTGATAAAGCTGAAACATATATAGTTTTTGCAGTTACAACTCCTGATATAGGAACAAGAGGAATAAGTGCTTTCATAGTTGAAAAAGGATGGGAAGGATTTACATTTGGAGATCACTATGACAAAATGGGTATCCGTTCATCATCAACTGCTGAATTGATATTTAATAATGTAAAAGTGCCGAAAGAAAACCTTTTAGGGAAAGAGGGAGAAGGATTTAAAATTGCTATGTTTACACTGGATGGTGGAAGAATAGGAATAGCTTCTCAAGCTTTGGGAATCGCTCAGGGTGCTTTTGAAAATGCTCTTGCTTATGCAAAAGAAAGAGAACAGTTTGGAAAACCTATCGCTTTCCAACAGGTAATTTCTTTTAAATTAGCTGATATGGCAACAAAATTAAGAGCAGCAAGATTCTTAGTATACAGTGCTGCTGAATTAAAAGAAAATCACGAAGATTATGCTATGGAATCTGCTATGGCAAAACAATATGCTTCAGATGTATGTCTGGAAATAGTAAATGAAGCACTTCAAATTTTTGGAGGAACTGGATATCTTAAAGGTATGGAAGTGGAACGTGCTTATCGTGATGCAAAAATCTGTACTATATATGAGGGAACAAATGAAATACAAAGAGTAGTTATAGCTTCTCATTTGATTGGAAAAATGCCTAAGAGCGATGGGGGATCTAAGAAACCATCATCAAAAGGTCATGCAACAGGTATTCGTAAAAATATGATATTAAAAGAAGGTAGTGCGAAAGAGAGAGTAGAGGCATTAGTAGAAGCGTTAAAAGCTGATGGTTATGACTTTACTGTAGGAATAGATTTAGATACACCTATATCACAGGCTGATCGTGTAGTAAGTGCTGGAAAAGGAATTGGACCAAAAGAGAATATGGAGCTTATTAAAAATCTGGCTATACAAGCTGGAGCTGCAATAGGATCATCTAGACCAGTGGCTGAAACTTTAAAATATCTTCCATTAAATCGTTATGTTGGAATGTCAGGACAAAAGTTTAATGGTAACTTGTATATAGCTTGTGGAATTTCAGGAGCAGGACAGCATCTGAAAGGAATAAAAGATGCTACAACAATAGTAGCTATTAATAATAATCCAAATGCACCAATATTTAAAAATGCTGACTATGGAATAATAGGAAATGTAGAAGAAATACTTCCTTTACTTACTGCTGCGTTAGATGATGGAGAACCTAAAAAAGAAGCTCCTCCAATGAAAAAAATGAAGAGAGCAATTCCTAAAAAAGAAATTCCTACTTGGAAACGTCACGTTTGTAATGGATGCGGATATGAATATGATCCAGCTGTAGGAGACGAAGAGAATGATATTAAACCAGGAACACTTTTTGAAGCTCTTCCTGAAGAGTGGATCTGTCCAATATGTGGAGAAAGTAAGGATATGTTTATTGAAGTTTAA
- a CDS encoding FprA family A-type flavoprotein, which translates to MHNVRKVTEDLYWVGGDDHRLHLFENIHPIPRGVSYNSYLLLDKKTVLFDTVDWSIGRQFIENIQAVLDGRPLDYMVINHMEPDHAAMIEEVMLRYPKVKVISNEKAFYLMNQFGFHIDSSKTQEVKEGDKISFGKHEILFVAAPMVHWPEAMVSFDLTNGVLFSADAFGSFGSLDGKLFNDEVKFDREWLDDARRYYTNIVGKYGPHVQSLLKKAAGIDIKIICPLHGPVWRSDLGYFLEKYDKWSRYEPEEKGVMIVYASMYGNTENAVSVLASKLVEKGMTNVVMYDVSKTHVSQLISETFKYSHVVLASVTYNLGIYPLMHNYLMDMKALNLQKRTFGILENGSWACESGKLMQEFLEGMREMTVLNERVTLASSMNESTDEEMNIFVNSILESMKEKN; encoded by the coding sequence ATGCATAATGTTAGAAAAGTAACTGAAGATTTATATTGGGTAGGAGGAGATGATCATCGCCTTCATTTATTTGAAAATATACATCCCATTCCTAGAGGAGTTTCATATAATTCATACCTTTTATTAGATAAAAAAACTGTTTTATTTGATACTGTAGACTGGTCAATAGGACGTCAATTTATAGAAAATATACAAGCAGTTTTAGATGGAAGACCTTTGGACTATATGGTTATCAATCATATGGAGCCTGACCATGCTGCTATGATTGAAGAAGTAATGCTTCGTTATCCTAAAGTTAAAGTTATCAGCAATGAAAAAGCTTTTTATCTTATGAATCAATTTGGATTCCATATAGATAGCTCAAAAACTCAGGAAGTAAAAGAGGGAGATAAGATATCTTTTGGAAAACATGAAATTCTGTTTGTTGCAGCACCAATGGTTCACTGGCCAGAAGCTATGGTAAGTTTTGATCTGACTAATGGAGTATTGTTCAGTGCAGATGCTTTTGGATCTTTTGGATCTTTAGATGGAAAACTATTTAATGATGAAGTAAAATTTGATAGAGAATGGCTTGATGATGCAAGACGTTATTATACAAATATAGTTGGAAAATACGGACCTCATGTACAGTCGCTTTTAAAGAAAGCTGCTGGAATAGATATAAAAATCATATGTCCACTGCATGGTCCAGTTTGGCGTAGTGATCTAGGATATTTCCTTGAAAAATATGATAAATGGAGCAGATATGAGCCTGAAGAAAAAGGAGTAATGATTGTATATGCTTCTATGTATGGAAATACAGAAAATGCTGTTTCTGTACTAGCTTCTAAGCTTGTAGAAAAAGGAATGACTAATGTGGTAATGTATGATGTTTCTAAAACTCATGTATCACAATTAATATCTGAAACATTTAAATACAGCCATGTGGTACTGGCTTCAGTAACATACAACCTTGGAATTTATCCATTGATGCATAACTATCTGATGGATATGAAAGCTCTGAATTTACAAAAGAGAACTTTTGGTATTCTGGAAAATGGTTCATGGGCATGTGAATCTGGTAAATTGATGCAGGAATTCTTAGAAGGTATGAGAGAAATGACAGTACTGAATGAAAGAGTTACATTAGCTTCTTCTATGAATGAAAGCACAGATGAGGAAATGAATATTTTTGTTAACAGCATACTTGAATCAATGAAAGAAAAAAATTAA
- a CDS encoding SDR family NAD(P)-dependent oxidoreductase, whose translation MKIFIAGGTSGIGLAVARKYLEQGHEVGVCGRSQEKIDAIEKHEKLKIYRLDIYNKLSFEAAVKDFSKGELDIMIASAGSYSNSRTGRLTQDEAVNMLKVNISGTLNAFEIAREIMLKNGKGHIAAISSVAALLEYSGASVYSKSKRVVINLCEAYREALSDFGIGVTAVIPGYIDTLKLRELNNNDVSKKPFIMTEEYAADIIIKSIEENRDKIIFPKKMKIAVSILSMFPKKILSMILLRKKNEK comes from the coding sequence ATGAAAATATTTATTGCAGGGGGAACATCGGGAATAGGGCTGGCAGTTGCCAGAAAATACTTAGAACAAGGTCATGAAGTAGGAGTTTGCGGGAGAAGCCAGGAAAAAATAGATGCAATAGAAAAACATGAAAAACTGAAAATATACAGACTTGATATATATAATAAACTGTCTTTTGAAGCAGCAGTAAAAGATTTTTCAAAAGGGGAACTGGATATAATGATAGCTTCAGCAGGGAGCTATTCAAACAGCCGTACTGGAAGACTGACTCAAGATGAAGCTGTAAATATGCTGAAGGTGAATATATCTGGAACTTTAAATGCTTTTGAAATAGCCAGAGAAATTATGCTGAAAAATGGAAAGGGGCATATTGCTGCAATTTCTTCAGTGGCAGCTCTGCTGGAATATTCTGGAGCATCTGTATACAGCAAATCAAAGAGAGTTGTTATAAATTTATGTGAAGCATACAGAGAAGCTTTATCAGATTTTGGAATAGGAGTGACTGCTGTTATTCCAGGATATATAGACACTTTAAAATTGAGAGAATTGAATAATAATGATGTATCTAAAAAACCTTTTATAATGACAGAGGAATATGCAGCTGATATTATAATTAAAAGTATTGAAGAAAATAGAGATAAAATAATATTTCCAAAGAAAATGAAAATAGCAGTATCTATTCTTTCAATGTTTCCTAAAAAAATATTAAGTATGATATTATTGAGGAAAAAGAATGAAAAATAA
- a CDS encoding sodium-dependent transporter: MSEKRESFTGKIGFMLSCVGAAIGLGNIWLFSWKLGKYGGAAFLIPYFIFIALFAVVGLVGEISFGRMMKKGIFGLPEIIKNTKIPFKKCLPVIPIISVTGVFIFYVIVFGWVIRYFFSYLTGAINHVEYGEYFGQLAGQTASIPWHVIGIVFSVVVISLGVVKGIEKINKIIMPLMFVIFLGLMVRSLTLPNAITGVHFLLQPDWSMLKDPMTWIMALGQAFFTVGLSGSALLVYGSYLGDDVNIFESVVQTCFLDTMAALMAGFIIIPAAFAFGLDAGAGPSLLFITIPAIFSHIPGGTFLGGIFFLSVIFAALSSAINQLEVPVESVMDRFGFSRKKSAVVVGVVALAIGLVLDLNMNYFGKFADFVSVILIPLGAVISLGIYFYCIDKNKVIAEINKGSNFKTGSIIVWFGRYIFIPGTVIIIILGLIYGGIG, translated from the coding sequence ATGAGTGAGAAGAGAGAGAGTTTTACAGGAAAAATAGGGTTTATGCTTTCATGTGTAGGAGCAGCTATTGGACTTGGAAATATATGGTTATTTTCTTGGAAATTAGGAAAATATGGAGGAGCAGCCTTCCTTATACCATATTTTATATTTATTGCATTATTTGCAGTAGTTGGTCTTGTAGGGGAAATATCATTTGGAAGAATGATGAAAAAAGGAATATTTGGATTGCCTGAAATAATAAAAAATACAAAGATACCTTTCAAAAAGTGTCTTCCAGTAATTCCTATAATATCAGTAACAGGAGTATTTATATTCTATGTTATAGTTTTTGGATGGGTAATAAGATATTTCTTTTCATATCTTACTGGAGCTATAAATCATGTTGAGTATGGAGAATATTTTGGACAGCTTGCAGGGCAGACAGCATCTATACCATGGCATGTAATAGGGATAGTTTTCAGTGTAGTGGTTATATCACTGGGAGTTGTAAAAGGAATAGAAAAGATAAATAAAATAATAATGCCTTTGATGTTTGTAATATTTTTAGGGCTTATGGTAAGATCTCTTACTTTGCCAAATGCAATAACTGGAGTTCATTTTCTTCTTCAGCCTGACTGGAGTATGCTTAAAGATCCAATGACATGGATAATGGCACTGGGACAGGCATTTTTCACAGTGGGACTTAGTGGATCAGCACTTCTGGTGTATGGAAGTTATCTTGGTGATGATGTAAATATATTTGAAAGTGTAGTACAGACTTGTTTTCTTGATACAATGGCAGCTCTTATGGCTGGATTCATAATAATACCAGCAGCTTTTGCTTTTGGATTAGATGCTGGAGCAGGTCCTTCACTTCTATTTATAACTATACCAGCAATATTTTCACATATTCCAGGGGGAACATTCCTTGGAGGAATATTTTTCCTAAGTGTTATATTTGCAGCTCTTTCATCTGCTATCAATCAGCTGGAAGTACCAGTAGAATCAGTTATGGACAGATTTGGATTTTCAAGAAAAAAATCTGCTGTGGTGGTAGGGGTAGTAGCCCTTGCTATAGGATTAGTTTTAGATTTAAATATGAATTACTTTGGTAAATTTGCTGATTTTGTATCAGTTATTCTTATTCCATTAGGGGCAGTTATATCTCTAGGAATATATTTTTACTGCATAGATAAAAATAAAGTAATTGCTGAAATTAATAAAGGAAGCAATTTTAAAACTGGAAGTATAATAGTATGGTTTGGAAGATATATATTTATTCCGGGAACAGTTATAATAATAATTCTGGGTCTTATCTATGGTGGTATAGGATAG
- a CDS encoding bifunctional alpha/beta hydrolase/class I SAM-dependent methyltransferase, giving the protein MEMNYFKSFDNTDIFYRSWNFEKNKKTLVVIHRGHEHSERLNDFASDEKFKKYNVFSYDLRGHGCTKEKSSPIFMDYVRDLDAFVKFIKKEYGISEKDIFVVANSIGGVILTAWVHDYAPEIAGMALLAPAFEIKLYVPFAKESIILLTKLNKNAKVPSYVKSKVLTHDVKEQEKYDSDRLITKDINARLLVDLLDAGKRLADDSAAIDIPVLIFSAGKDYVVKNDSQKRFYLNLESELKEFIELKEFYHGIMFEEGREEVYEKIDNFIIKSFAVKKKSIDILPEKFSQKEYESILLKMIPFHEKISFGIQKFMLNRLGWLSRGMSVGLQHGFDSGPSLDYVYKNETAGKLGIGKLMDRCYLNEIGWRGIRERKKNLLSLVRERISSSEKSIKILDIAGGVGNYLFDIKREFPDTEILINEFKEENIKAGEKVIEENGWENIKFSNLDCFKFETYKELNFNPDIIIISGIFELFNNNEMLNEAVKGAGEILEKDGCIIYTGQPWHPQLHKIAFVLNNHREKDWVMRRRSQKELDNIFNYNGLRKRKMLIDNFGIFTVSLAEKGGGE; this is encoded by the coding sequence ATGGAAATGAATTATTTTAAAAGCTTTGATAATACAGATATATTTTATAGAAGCTGGAATTTTGAAAAAAATAAAAAAACTTTAGTTGTAATTCATAGAGGACATGAGCATTCAGAAAGGTTAAATGATTTTGCATCTGATGAAAAATTTAAAAAGTACAATGTTTTTTCTTATGATTTGAGAGGACATGGATGTACAAAGGAAAAAAGTTCTCCAATATTTATGGATTATGTGAGAGACTTAGATGCTTTTGTAAAATTTATAAAAAAAGAATATGGAATATCAGAAAAAGATATATTTGTGGTGGCTAACAGTATAGGGGGAGTTATTTTAACTGCATGGGTGCATGATTATGCTCCTGAGATTGCTGGAATGGCACTCCTCGCTCCTGCATTTGAAATAAAGTTGTATGTTCCTTTTGCCAAGGAATCTATTATACTTTTAACAAAACTCAATAAAAATGCTAAAGTTCCAAGTTATGTAAAATCAAAGGTATTGACTCATGATGTAAAGGAGCAGGAAAAGTATGATTCAGATAGATTGATAACTAAAGATATAAATGCCAGACTTCTTGTGGATCTTTTAGATGCTGGAAAAAGATTAGCTGATGATTCTGCTGCTATTGATATTCCTGTGTTAATCTTTTCTGCTGGAAAAGATTATGTAGTAAAAAATGATTCACAGAAAAGGTTTTATCTGAACCTTGAATCTGAGTTAAAAGAATTTATAGAGTTGAAAGAATTTTATCATGGGATAATGTTTGAAGAAGGAAGAGAAGAGGTTTATGAAAAAATAGATAACTTTATTATAAAAAGCTTTGCTGTAAAAAAGAAATCTATAGACATACTCCCTGAAAAATTTTCCCAAAAGGAATATGAGAGTATTTTATTAAAAATGATTCCCTTTCATGAAAAAATATCTTTTGGAATACAGAAGTTTATGCTGAACAGATTAGGATGGCTGAGCAGAGGAATGAGTGTAGGCCTACAACATGGATTTGACTCAGGGCCTTCTCTTGATTATGTATATAAAAATGAAACTGCTGGAAAATTAGGTATAGGAAAGCTTATGGACAGATGCTATTTAAACGAGATAGGGTGGAGAGGAATAAGAGAAAGAAAGAAAAATCTTTTGAGCTTGGTTAGAGAGAGAATATCATCATCTGAAAAAAGTATAAAAATACTGGATATTGCTGGAGGGGTTGGGAATTATCTTTTTGATATCAAAAGAGAATTTCCAGATACTGAAATTTTAATAAATGAATTTAAAGAGGAAAATATAAAGGCAGGAGAAAAGGTTATTGAGGAAAATGGCTGGGAAAATATAAAATTTAGTAATTTAGACTGTTTTAAGTTTGAAACTTATAAAGAGTTGAATTTTAATCCTGATATAATAATAATTTCTGGAATATTTGAATTGTTCAATAATAATGAAATGTTAAATGAGGCAGTAAAGGGAGCAGGTGAAATACTTGAAAAAGATGGGTGTATTATATATACTGGACAGCCATGGCATCCACAGCTTCATAAAATAGCTTTTGTTCTGAATAATCATAGAGAAAAAGATTGGGTAATGAGGAGAAGAAGTCAAAAAGAACTTGATAACATTTTTAATTATAATGGATTAAGAAAAAGAAAAATGCTTATAGATAATTTTGGTATTTTTACAGTTTCTTTAGCTGAGAAAGGGGGAGGGGAATGA
- a CDS encoding dual specificity protein phosphatase family protein produces MKNKNINLKVQSFLWMSLSYIIFLFLYEMAGKYSSALSSVPSFYFRWEEDIPFISWMIIPYISSGIFFICVFFVCKTKESLYTLVKRINFITIVSAVSFFVFPLKFAFEKPEVKNIFFNFFFQFLERMDTDFNQCPSLHISYAVIFTIVFYKEIKSKAKYPFCVWFFLLGLSTIFIYQHHVIDVIFSLGLTLFTIFIFPERDNKRNRKVGFIYFLLSFILFTIGLIFFNWTRILLWSSLSFFLVGKAYAENNSEFLKKDGKIALHNKIIHLPYLLCYNILWRYFRKYENEPWREIAPDIFIGSKLNNEEAEIFLSDKKVIVIDLAAESEENNILKRGSREYHSFPLLDICNLKEDIFLSALELAVEKYKDLKENEKIYIHCLMGYSRSAALGSAFLRKNYHIESKEAVFRIKKLVKNAVIPDYILDNIKEC; encoded by the coding sequence ATGAAAAATAAAAATATAAATCTGAAAGTACAGAGTTTTTTATGGATGTCTTTAAGTTATATAATTTTTTTATTTCTTTATGAAATGGCTGGAAAGTATAGTTCTGCTTTGAGCTCAGTGCCATCATTTTATTTTAGATGGGAAGAAGATATTCCATTTATTTCATGGATGATAATTCCATATATAAGCTCAGGGATATTTTTTATATGTGTATTCTTTGTCTGTAAAACAAAAGAAAGCCTGTACACATTAGTAAAACGAATAAATTTTATAACAATAGTGTCAGCAGTTTCTTTTTTTGTTTTTCCTTTGAAATTTGCATTTGAAAAACCTGAAGTAAAAAATATTTTTTTCAATTTCTTTTTTCAGTTTCTTGAAAGAATGGATACAGATTTTAATCAGTGCCCCTCTTTGCATATCAGCTATGCAGTAATATTTACAATAGTATTTTATAAGGAGATAAAAAGCAAAGCAAAATATCCGTTCTGTGTTTGGTTTTTTCTGCTGGGATTATCTACTATTTTTATTTATCAGCATCATGTAATAGATGTAATATTTTCTCTGGGTCTTACTCTTTTTACCATTTTTATTTTTCCTGAAAGAGATAATAAAAGAAATAGAAAAGTAGGGTTTATATATTTTTTACTTAGTTTTATATTATTTACAATAGGATTGATATTTTTTAATTGGACTAGGATATTATTATGGAGCTCTCTATCTTTTTTTCTTGTGGGAAAAGCTTATGCAGAGAATAATTCTGAATTTTTGAAGAAAGATGGAAAAATAGCTCTTCACAATAAAATAATACATTTACCTTATCTGCTTTGCTATAATATTTTATGGAGATATTTTAGAAAATATGAGAATGAACCTTGGAGGGAGATTGCTCCTGATATCTTTATTGGTTCGAAATTAAATAATGAAGAGGCAGAGATTTTTCTTTCTGATAAAAAAGTCATTGTAATAGATCTGGCAGCAGAATCAGAGGAGAATAATATATTAAAAAGAGGGAGTAGAGAATATCATTCCTTTCCTCTTTTGGATATCTGCAATTTAAAAGAAGATATATTCTTATCAGCTTTAGAATTAGCAGTAGAGAAATATAAGGATTTAAAAGAAAATGAAAAAATATATATACACTGTTTAATGGGATATTCAAGAAGTGCAGCCTTAGGAAGTGCTTTTTTAAGAAAGAATTATCACATTGAAAGCAAGGAGGCTGTTTTTAGAATAAAGAAATTAGTAAAAAATGCTGTAATTCCAGACTATATACTGGATAATATCAAAGAATGCTAG